The following proteins come from a genomic window of Gottfriedia acidiceleris:
- a CDS encoding CD3324 family protein — protein sequence MAYIKATAILPEKLLLEIQKYVQGETLYIPKSEKVHKKWGSRSGTRKLIDNRNKAIKEAFKNGQSIEHLAKEYFLSIETIKKIVYTK from the coding sequence ATGGCATATATAAAAGCAACTGCTATTTTACCTGAAAAGTTATTATTGGAAATACAAAAATACGTACAGGGAGAAACACTTTATATTCCAAAATCTGAAAAAGTTCACAAAAAATGGGGCTCACGTTCAGGTACAAGAAAGCTAATTGATAATCGAAATAAAGCTATTAAAGAAGCATTTAAAAATGGTCAATCAATTGAGCATTTAGCGAAGGAATACTTTCTCTCAATCGAAACAATAAAAAAAATTGTATATACTAAATAA
- a CDS encoding FusB/FusC family EF-G-binding protein: protein MNPFIRTEQYNFIKHQLQVLTNGHSTVNDKTVLNALHSLVNDKILSLFPELSEDQHLLFSPISSIKNSDQADALLNRLKPYIIPFKEVSEQSIKKLFPKAKKLKLPLLQDIDLVETTYIGWDDLGSNSKFIVTYLNDKLIGLQGTFNPMKKRGNCTICNKYGDLGLFMTKTKGKIEGTFTQRGNYICKDSQVCNQNIMSLDKLHDFILLVK from the coding sequence ATGAACCCCTTTATTAGAACAGAGCAATATAATTTTATTAAACATCAACTACAAGTCTTAACAAATGGACATTCTACAGTAAATGATAAAACTGTTTTAAATGCTTTACATTCACTAGTTAATGACAAGATCCTAAGTTTATTTCCTGAGCTATCTGAAGATCAACATCTACTCTTCAGTCCAATAAGTTCAATTAAAAATTCTGATCAAGCAGATGCTTTACTGAACCGACTAAAGCCTTATATAATTCCTTTTAAAGAAGTATCAGAACAATCCATCAAAAAGCTTTTTCCTAAAGCTAAAAAGTTAAAGCTTCCTTTATTACAAGATATTGATTTAGTTGAGACAACATATATTGGATGGGATGACTTAGGCTCTAATTCAAAGTTTATTGTCACATATTTAAATGACAAACTAATTGGTTTACAAGGTACTTTTAATCCAATGAAAAAAAGAGGCAACTGCACAATATGTAATAAGTATGGTGACTTAGGATTATTCATGACAAAAACAAAAGGAAAAATTGAAGGTACTTTTACACAAAGAGGAAATTACATTTGCAAGGATAGCCAAGTATGCAATCAAAATATTATGTCGCTTGATAAACTACATGATTTTATTCTGTTGGTTAAATAG
- a CDS encoding TerC family protein: MELSLLLEYGWVLIILILLEGLLSADNALVLAVMAKHLPEERQKKAINIGLLLAFIFRIGAIFIISFLFNVWQVQAIGAAYLIFIALKHLFKKHDDDKGKKEKSFGMTVAQISLADIAFAIDSILAAVALVIDLPNTKMGNIGGMDGAKFIVIVIGAIAGLIVIRFAAGIFVKLLTTRPSLETAAMLLVGWVGVKLLMHTLAHPSLHIISHHFVEGPIWNTIFWSVMLLIAVGGWFLSKKKSTDTNVE, from the coding sequence ATGGAACTATCTTTGTTATTAGAGTACGGTTGGGTATTAATTATTCTAATTTTATTAGAGGGTTTATTATCGGCCGATAATGCACTAGTACTTGCTGTTATGGCAAAACATTTACCAGAAGAAAGACAAAAGAAAGCAATCAATATTGGTTTACTTTTAGCTTTTATTTTTCGAATCGGTGCCATTTTTATTATTTCATTTCTTTTTAATGTATGGCAGGTTCAAGCAATCGGAGCGGCGTATTTAATTTTCATCGCATTAAAGCATTTATTTAAAAAGCATGATGATGATAAAGGAAAAAAAGAAAAAAGCTTTGGTATGACAGTTGCTCAAATATCATTAGCAGACATTGCATTTGCGATTGATTCTATTTTAGCAGCAGTAGCCCTAGTAATTGATCTACCTAATACAAAAATGGGTAATATAGGTGGCATGGATGGTGCTAAATTTATCGTCATTGTTATTGGAGCAATTGCAGGTTTAATCGTTATTCGCTTTGCAGCAGGTATTTTTGTTAAATTGCTGACAACACGTCCAAGTTTAGAAACAGCAGCTATGCTTTTAGTTGGATGGGTAGGGGTGAAACTACTAATGCATACTTTGGCACATCCATCTCTACACATTATTTCACATCATTTTGTTGAAGGACCAATCTGGAATACTATTTTCTGGTCAGTCATGCTTTTAATCGCTGTAGGTGGTTGGTTTCTCTCTAAAAAGAAATCAACAGATACTAACGTAGAATAA